A region of Prosthecodimorpha staleyi DNA encodes the following proteins:
- a CDS encoding formylmethanofuran dehydrogenase subunit A → MLIRLAGGRVIDPVQGLDAVGDIYVRDGRIVAAPEPGEAVDETHDCRSRIVMAGAIDVHSHIAGGNVTLARLLLPELHVNEAPSPDGMPFAHARWSSWEIGRLYAEMGFTTVIEPALAPTHALQTHLELADLPVIDKGALTVVGNDDLLLKLLRERESRDAVRDAVAHALAASRGLGLKVINAGGAPAFKSNLRSFSFDDEVPHYGLTSRRIVTGLLDAAAEIGVPHPLHVHCNNLGVPGATETVRATMAGAEGRPIHLAHIQFYAYEEDPAGLFRSGAEAVAAALAAHPNVSVDVGQVMFGPTVTISLDIMKQYSGHAHASPKKWALVDGDAEGGGIVPIDYRAKSWVNQLQWAIGLELFLLSPDPWRCLMTTDHPNGGPFTSYPEILHLLMDRGERARWIARMPEEAKRRCGLAALEREYTLDEVAIMTRAAPARLLGLADRGHLKPGAVADIAVYDDLADRAAMFRAARLVLKDGRVAVRDGRCTGWIFGRTHTLKPGYDAAMTREVETYLTDRYGVGAKAFAVPDDAFGERHVFKVEPCSH, encoded by the coding sequence ATGCTGATCCGTCTCGCCGGCGGCCGCGTCATCGATCCCGTCCAGGGGCTCGACGCGGTCGGCGACATCTATGTCCGCGACGGCCGCATCGTCGCCGCCCCCGAACCGGGCGAGGCGGTCGACGAGACCCACGATTGCCGCAGCCGCATCGTGATGGCCGGCGCCATCGACGTGCACAGCCACATCGCCGGCGGCAACGTGACGCTGGCGCGGCTCCTGCTGCCCGAACTGCATGTCAACGAGGCGCCCTCGCCCGACGGCATGCCCTTCGCCCATGCGCGCTGGTCGAGCTGGGAGATCGGCCGGCTCTATGCCGAGATGGGCTTCACCACGGTGATCGAGCCGGCGCTGGCGCCGACCCACGCGCTGCAGACCCATCTGGAACTGGCCGACCTGCCGGTCATCGACAAGGGCGCGCTGACGGTCGTCGGCAACGACGACCTGCTCCTGAAGCTGCTGCGTGAGCGGGAGAGCCGGGACGCGGTGCGCGACGCGGTCGCCCACGCGCTCGCCGCCTCGCGCGGCCTCGGCCTCAAGGTGATCAATGCCGGCGGCGCGCCGGCCTTCAAGTCGAACCTGCGCAGCTTCTCGTTCGACGACGAAGTGCCCCATTACGGGCTCACCTCGCGCCGGATCGTGACCGGGCTGCTCGACGCGGCCGCCGAGATCGGCGTGCCGCATCCGCTCCACGTGCATTGCAACAATCTCGGCGTGCCGGGCGCGACCGAGACCGTCCGGGCGACCATGGCGGGCGCCGAGGGGCGGCCGATTCATCTCGCCCATATCCAGTTCTACGCCTATGAGGAGGACCCGGCCGGGCTGTTCCGCTCGGGCGCCGAGGCGGTCGCGGCGGCGCTGGCGGCCCATCCGAACGTCTCGGTCGATGTCGGCCAGGTCATGTTCGGGCCGACCGTGACCATCTCGCTCGACATCATGAAGCAGTATTCCGGCCACGCCCATGCCAGCCCGAAGAAATGGGCGCTGGTCGACGGCGACGCGGAAGGCGGCGGCATCGTGCCGATCGACTACCGGGCCAAGAGCTGGGTCAACCAGCTGCAATGGGCGATCGGGCTCGAACTGTTCCTGCTCTCGCCCGATCCCTGGCGCTGCCTGATGACCACCGACCATCCCAATGGCGGCCCGTTCACGTCCTACCCCGAGATCCTGCACCTGCTCATGGACCGCGGCGAGCGCGCGCGCTGGATCGCCCGCATGCCCGAAGAGGCGAAGCGGCGCTGCGGCCTCGCCGCCCTGGAGCGGGAATATACCCTCGACGAGGTGGCGATCATGACCCGCGCCGCGCCGGCCCGGCTGCTTGGGCTCGCCGACCGCGGCCATCTGAAGCCCGGCGCCGTCGCCGACATCGCCGTCTATGACGACCTCGCCGACCGCGCCGCCATGTTCCGCGCGGCGCGGCTGGTGCTGAAGGACGGCCGGGTCGCGGTGCGCGACGGCCGCTGCACCGGCTGGATCTTCGGCCGCACCCATACCCTGAAACCGGGCTACGACGCCGCCATGACCCGCGAGGTCGAGACCTATCTGACCGACCGCTACGGCGTCGGCGCCAAGGCCTTCGCGGTTCCCGACGACGCCTTCGGCGAACGCCACGTCTTCAAGGTCGAGCCATGCAGCCACTGA